From a single Bacteroidota bacterium genomic region:
- a CDS encoding divalent metal cation transporter, whose amino-acid sequence MTTKKKKGFRLLRFWSKLGPGLATGASDDDPSGIATYSQAGAAFGLLTLWTALVAFPLMAAIQQMCARIGLVTSQGLTGTLKKHYPRPVLYLMLLFSFPAIVMNIGADIAGMGAVGNLLVPAIDASYFSVFFTLTLIGLIIYLPYQKLASILKYLCLGMLVYFIVPFLYKQDLVAILKATVIPTIRFDKDFMLILVGILGTTISPYLFFWQASVVVEESKTHKKHLMVNKKLIQTMNKDVDFGMTVSGFVMYFIILTTGTVLYNGGVHQIDTVEQAAMALKPLAGNMAYLLFAVGVIGTGLIAIPVLGGSLSYIFSETFGWEQGLDKKFHEAKGFYMIISVSLLLGLSMNYIGISPIKALIYTAILYGLTAPVLIAIILHISNNKKIMGENVNSPLANIMGFLTLLVMTAAAGVLIYLQLAGQ is encoded by the coding sequence ATGACCACCAAGAAGAAAAAAGGGTTTCGTCTGCTGCGGTTTTGGTCGAAGCTTGGACCGGGGTTGGCTACCGGCGCGAGCGACGATGACCCTTCGGGAATTGCCACCTATTCCCAAGCCGGCGCGGCTTTTGGACTGCTCACTCTTTGGACGGCCTTGGTCGCCTTCCCGCTGATGGCCGCCATTCAGCAAATGTGCGCGCGCATCGGCCTTGTGACTTCGCAAGGCTTGACGGGGACGTTGAAAAAGCATTACCCGAGGCCGGTCTTGTACCTGATGCTGCTTTTCAGCTTTCCAGCGATCGTGATGAACATCGGCGCCGACATCGCAGGCATGGGTGCGGTTGGCAATCTGTTGGTTCCCGCCATCGACGCTTCCTATTTCAGCGTGTTTTTCACCCTGACGCTGATCGGCCTGATCATCTATCTGCCCTATCAGAAGCTGGCATCGATCCTGAAGTACCTCTGCCTTGGCATGTTGGTCTATTTCATCGTCCCGTTTCTGTACAAGCAGGATTTAGTAGCGATTCTGAAAGCCACAGTCATCCCCACGATCCGTTTTGACAAGGACTTCATGCTGATCCTTGTGGGAATACTCGGCACCACGATCTCTCCCTATCTTTTCTTTTGGCAGGCGTCGGTCGTGGTGGAGGAATCCAAAACACACAAGAAACATTTGATGGTCAACAAGAAACTCATCCAAACCATGAACAAGGATGTGGATTTCGGGATGACCGTTTCCGGATTTGTGATGTATTTCATCATCCTGACGACCGGAACCGTGCTGTACAATGGTGGCGTGCATCAGATTGACACCGTGGAGCAGGCGGCGATGGCCCTGAAACCTTTGGCAGGAAACATGGCTTATCTGCTGTTTGCGGTCGGCGTCATCGGTACCGGGCTGATCGCGATTCCGGTGCTGGGCGGGTCGCTTTCTTATATCTTTTCCGAAACTTTTGGCTGGGAGCAAGGACTGGACAAGAAATTTCATGAGGCCAAGGGCTTTTACATGATCATCTCGGTTTCGCTGTTGCTCGGACTTTCAATGAATTACATTGGGATATCCCCCATCAAAGCCTTGATCTATACCGCCATCCTCTACGGCCTCACCGCACCCGTGCTCATCGCGATCATCTTGCATATCTCCAACAACAAGAAGATCATGGGGGAGAATGTCAACAGCCCTTTAGCAAATATCATGGGCTTCCTGACCTTGCTTGTGATGACAGCAGCCGCAGGGGTGCTCATCTACCTGCAATTGGCGGGTCAATAG
- a CDS encoding dihydrofolate reductase, whose amino-acid sequence MGKVIAAINMTLDGFCDHTAGIADAELHDHYTELLHGAGTLLYGRITYQLMESYWPLLVQNPSGEVDMDEFAKAIDRVPKIVFSRTLQHLNWDSATLATQSPAEVVQALKQQGGNDIFIGSPSLIAALTQLQLIDEYQLCIHPVILGSGLPLFRGIQERMVLRLLHSKTFGSGAVVHTYAREGG is encoded by the coding sequence ATGGGGAAAGTTATCGCCGCCATCAATATGACCCTCGACGGGTTTTGCGACCATACCGCCGGCATCGCGGATGCGGAATTGCACGATCATTACACCGAATTGCTGCACGGTGCCGGAACTTTGTTGTACGGGCGCATCACCTACCAATTGATGGAAAGTTATTGGCCGCTGCTCGTCCAAAATCCTTCCGGAGAAGTGGATATGGACGAATTTGCCAAGGCCATCGACCGTGTTCCCAAGATTGTATTCTCCAGGACACTACAACATTTGAATTGGGATTCGGCAACGTTGGCGACCCAAAGTCCGGCAGAAGTCGTGCAAGCACTCAAGCAACAAGGTGGCAATGATATTTTCATCGGAAGTCCAAGTCTCATCGCGGCCTTGACGCAACTGCAATTGATCGATGAATATCAGCTCTGTATCCATCCCGTAATCCTCGGCAGCGGCCTGCCGCTGTTTCGGGGCATTCAAGAACGGATGGTGCTGCGGCTTTTGCATTCGAAGACATTCGGTTCCGGCGCAGTGGTGCATACGTATGCGCGGGAGGGGGGCTGA
- the dctP gene encoding TRAP transporter substrate-binding protein DctP, with translation MKKSILFLGFLMLLGFGAMGQCNWVNGSDPNSPNDGGRGIMDWNAHYNYILVVTDLGPSASFVGSRMANLKGCLPQERYAALYASLSLKIARYGINFAGWTNTITNTLPGDAGCGYLDSLAHHGYAMGAGYTNCGTLVQGRMTALAPRISKDNYARLYADVSIIIAKTALAFSVPTVQPVVTTTPTVVTTTPSPGVYNLSFGTLVPKSSPWGTVLETWKRAVEDQSQGRMQLTIYYTGAQGDEGAMVGKIKAGQLDGALLTSVGLGKFHKPILAMQMPGLFDNWTVFDNAFAAVKSDFESGADNAGLKVLGWCSFGQSRLMSNGFAVRMPTDLQGKKSFLWRDDIVWPAFFQAINVSAVNLNIPEVLPSLNISAINTLTCPPLFAESLNWSGKFTHISAKTDAYWVGAIGFSKSTTDSLPPDLSAILFDTGRLAASAMKTKMRTDDDAAFTRLKANMTLVTRTTQEQAAWDAVFKTTRTRLAQGTFDPALVTRLEQLGGK, from the coding sequence ATGAAAAAATCCATCCTCTTCCTTGGTTTCCTGATGCTCCTCGGCTTTGGTGCCATGGGGCAATGCAACTGGGTCAATGGCTCCGATCCAAATTCGCCCAATGACGGAGGTCGGGGCATCATGGACTGGAATGCGCATTACAACTACATCCTGGTTGTCACCGATCTCGGTCCAAGCGCAAGTTTTGTCGGCAGCCGAATGGCCAATCTGAAAGGATGCCTCCCGCAGGAGCGCTATGCGGCCCTTTACGCTTCGCTTTCGCTCAAAATCGCCCGCTATGGCATTAACTTCGCGGGATGGACCAATACCATCACCAATACGCTGCCTGGCGATGCCGGCTGTGGTTATTTGGATTCACTTGCCCACCATGGCTACGCGATGGGCGCCGGCTACACGAATTGCGGCACCCTCGTCCAAGGACGCATGACGGCATTGGCGCCACGCATCAGCAAGGACAATTATGCCCGCCTCTATGCCGATGTCTCCATCATCATCGCCAAAACCGCGCTTGCATTCAGCGTCCCGACCGTTCAACCCGTCGTGACAACCACCCCGACCGTTGTGACAACGACTCCGTCGCCCGGAGTTTACAATTTGTCGTTTGGAACCTTGGTTCCCAAAAGCAGCCCTTGGGGCACCGTATTGGAAACCTGGAAGCGGGCCGTGGAGGATCAAAGCCAAGGGCGGATGCAGCTGACCATCTATTACACCGGCGCTCAAGGCGATGAAGGCGCGATGGTCGGCAAGATCAAGGCGGGACAATTGGACGGTGCGCTCCTGACCTCCGTGGGCCTTGGAAAATTCCACAAGCCGATTCTGGCGATGCAGATGCCGGGATTGTTTGACAATTGGACCGTATTTGACAATGCCTTTGCTGCCGTCAAAAGCGATTTTGAAAGCGGAGCTGACAATGCGGGATTGAAGGTGCTCGGATGGTGCAGTTTCGGTCAGTCCCGCCTCATGTCCAATGGATTCGCAGTGAGGATGCCGACAGACTTGCAAGGGAAAAAGTCCTTTCTCTGGCGCGACGATATTGTATGGCCGGCGTTTTTCCAAGCCATCAATGTTTCTGCGGTCAACCTCAACATTCCCGAGGTACTTCCCAGCCTTAATATCTCCGCGATCAACACCCTGACTTGTCCTCCCCTTTTCGCAGAATCCTTGAATTGGTCAGGAAAATTTACGCATATCAGCGCCAAGACCGATGCCTATTGGGTGGGGGCGATCGGGTTTTCAAAGAGCACCACGGATTCGCTGCCGCCGGACCTGAGTGCCATTCTTTTTGACACGGGACGTTTGGCAGCCAGCGCGATGAAAACCAAGATGCGCACGGACGACGATGCCGCTTTCACACGGTTGAAGGCCAATATGACCCTCGTGACGCGTACGACACAGGAGCAAGCCGCTTGGGACGCGGTGTTCAAAACGACCCGCACGCGCCTCGCGCAAGGGACTTTTGATCCGGCATTGGTGACGCGTTTGGAGCAGCTCGGCGGGAAGTGA
- a CDS encoding glycoside hydrolase family 92 protein codes for MAKALGDSAGYETYIGRAANYRNLFDPETGFMRPRGKHNFKRRFDPYKVTQSYTEANAWQYSFYVPHDISGHMQLLGGKEKLGTFLDTLFTTSSKLKGPIKQDVSGLMGQYAHGNEPSHQIVYQYNYAGQPWKTQARVRKIMDEFYSDKPDGLVGNEDCGQMSAWYIFSALGFYPVCPGSDHYVIGSPIFKKAILHLENGKDFTVQTSGNDENNVYIQSATLNGSNYTKSFLKYADITNGGILELKMGSAPNQNWGSAEGDVPVTEIR; via the coding sequence ATGGCCAAGGCTTTGGGCGATTCAGCAGGGTATGAAACCTACATCGGAAGGGCGGCCAATTACCGCAATCTTTTTGATCCGGAAACGGGCTTCATGCGGCCTCGGGGAAAGCACAATTTCAAGCGCCGCTTTGACCCCTATAAAGTTACGCAGTCCTATACCGAAGCCAATGCCTGGCAATATTCCTTCTACGTGCCGCATGACATCAGCGGACACATGCAACTGCTGGGCGGGAAGGAAAAACTGGGCACATTTCTCGATACCTTGTTCACCACTTCTTCCAAATTGAAGGGGCCGATCAAACAGGACGTTTCCGGCTTGATGGGTCAGTACGCCCACGGGAATGAACCGAGTCATCAGATTGTCTATCAATACAATTATGCGGGACAACCCTGGAAAACGCAGGCGCGGGTCAGGAAAATCATGGATGAATTTTATTCCGACAAGCCCGATGGTTTGGTAGGAAATGAGGATTGCGGGCAAATGAGTGCCTGGTATATTTTCAGCGCCTTGGGCTTTTATCCGGTTTGTCCGGGCAGCGACCACTATGTAATCGGTTCTCCCATTTTCAAAAAAGCCATCCTCCACCTGGAGAATGGAAAAGATTTCACGGTTCAAACTTCGGGCAACGATGAAAACAATGTTTACATCCAATCAGCGACATTGAATGGCAGCAATTACACCAAGAGTTTCTTGAAATATGCCGACATCACCAACGGCGGAATATTGGAATTGAAGATGGGCAGTGCGCCCAACCAAAACTGGGGCAGCGCGGAGGGGGATGTGCCGGTGACGGAGATCAGATGA
- a CDS encoding T9SS type A sorting domain-containing protein — translation MKRTSPLLLLLLLFTVGMLNAAFGQNYRPFSNGNIYRFDSPSGFYSIKVDSATEVAADSVFWFNKIVVPVSDSFPGNNCGYPWWQGPAYSYGNENLLGTKMLEKANGEFQFIAETGDTIFIQTQVPLLSSWTFHSDSSLTAMISSRTLETFHGQVDSVVTISISNGEELRISKNHGVLTVHNFNAYWSSAPVTVYQQRSLPAKPNYLDFYDFEVGDQFRFFEASPVTGSPGWTHYHDGFEVLGRQNYPNGDSIGYSVARSLRRRGGLTNSLPFDSVLPTDTITWMFRRSTERFLELGTMDQFEGILLRQEYASIPFNGRETFSFTRYVLDTCNQTLNWYVDGGNAQNYTIGLGQTLDGTYAIVDRERELICYVKQTDSVAPCAIPLVNIPEPQANEMALNIFPNPFTESTTLQFANPRGLRHVLTVSNMTGQVVQEITEIVGDHILLERGELPSGLYFFVLKSADGHAGTGKLLVK, via the coding sequence ATGAAAAGAACTTCCCCCCTCCTACTCTTGCTTCTCCTTTTCACGGTGGGCATGCTCAATGCAGCCTTTGGCCAAAATTATCGGCCGTTTTCCAATGGGAATATTTACCGGTTTGATTCACCTTCGGGATTCTACTCCATCAAGGTTGATTCCGCTACAGAAGTCGCCGCTGATTCCGTTTTTTGGTTCAACAAGATTGTTGTTCCTGTGTCGGATTCATTTCCCGGCAACAATTGTGGTTACCCTTGGTGGCAAGGTCCTGCATATTCTTATGGGAATGAAAACTTGCTCGGCACCAAGATGCTGGAGAAAGCGAATGGCGAATTTCAATTCATTGCGGAGACCGGTGATACCATTTTCATTCAAACCCAAGTCCCATTGTTGAGCAGCTGGACCTTTCATTCGGATTCATCGCTGACAGCCATGATCTCGTCCAGAACTTTGGAAACCTTTCACGGACAGGTAGATTCCGTCGTGACGATTTCCATCAGCAATGGGGAGGAATTGCGCATTTCGAAGAACCATGGTGTACTTACCGTCCATAATTTTAATGCCTATTGGTCATCCGCCCCCGTCACGGTTTATCAGCAAAGAAGTTTACCAGCAAAACCAAATTACCTGGATTTTTATGACTTCGAAGTCGGCGATCAGTTTAGATTTTTCGAAGCCTCGCCTGTAACGGGTTCACCTGGTTGGACGCATTACCACGATGGCTTTGAAGTGCTGGGCAGACAAAATTATCCGAATGGAGATTCAATCGGGTACTCCGTTGCAAGATCCCTTCGACGAAGAGGAGGGCTTACAAACTCGCTTCCGTTTGATTCCGTACTCCCAACAGATACGATCACGTGGATGTTTCGTCGCTCCACAGAGCGATTTCTTGAATTGGGAACCATGGACCAATTTGAAGGCATACTCCTTCGACAGGAATATGCATCCATCCCTTTTAATGGCCGTGAAACTTTTTCATTTACGCGTTACGTATTGGACACATGCAATCAGACCTTAAATTGGTACGTGGATGGAGGAAATGCGCAAAATTATACCATTGGCTTGGGGCAAACACTGGACGGTACATATGCTATTGTGGATCGGGAGCGTGAACTTATATGCTATGTCAAGCAAACCGACTCGGTCGCGCCCTGCGCCATTCCGTTGGTCAATATTCCTGAACCTCAGGCAAATGAAATGGCATTGAACATCTTCCCCAATCCATTTACTGAATCTACCACGCTACAATTCGCGAATCCCCGTGGCCTCCGTCACGTGCTAACCGTTTCCAATATGACAGGGCAGGTAGTTCAAGAGATCACTGAAATTGTAGGTGATCATATCCTTCTCGAGCGTGGTGAACTCCCTTCGGGCTTGTACTTTTTTGTTTTGAAGTCCGCGGATGGGCATGCAGGGACGGGGAAATTGTTGGTGAAATGA
- a CDS encoding T9SS type A sorting domain-containing protein — MKTYKSRKILNYLIILIIVLSSGIKMVKGQCTANYSYSGTTDTLTFTNLSSVSNAHFYWNFGDGSGSNDFSPVHVFPDDGKYLVTLYGVDTVSNCVDVKENWINVIKPDTLACNVFFTDTIVGNSPQTTNLSTNCSGLHLGCHVFANAQNICNGFSLGNWGSSLFLHGMQAASSDSIYGYRIFNAYYETLPHDYFSSNNYQNCSANFEFVIDYQPNQAVVTFNAMNKNATSYTFSISGFGNPIPLNGPSASFNFNYISYRRVSPTLVTLRTHDSVNNCSDTITQTILIKNPNYVFPPNCAIFAPIQSETAVVGTNVQFYISASSNANFQWQQDAGLGYVNLTNAGPYSGVTTNTLTIANVQLTMNNFQYRCIVYDSLGACHNTSSPASLSFPAGIQDIEFLNFKIFPNPASSYLTVDLPTNIHDATVNIYNMLGQQQIRATTSKQQTNIDLAALTNGVYVVEVSSRNKIGRQRFVKQ, encoded by the coding sequence ATGAAAACGTATAAGTCAAGGAAAATACTGAACTATCTGATCATCCTGATCATCGTTCTTTCTTCAGGAATCAAGATGGTGAAAGGACAATGCACCGCAAATTATAGCTACAGCGGGACAACTGACACCTTGACCTTTACCAATCTTTCAAGTGTTTCAAACGCGCACTTCTATTGGAACTTTGGTGACGGCTCAGGTTCCAATGACTTTTCTCCAGTTCATGTGTTTCCAGACGATGGAAAATATCTTGTTACACTTTATGGAGTGGACACAGTATCCAACTGCGTTGATGTGAAAGAGAATTGGATCAATGTAATCAAGCCAGACACATTGGCGTGCAATGTTTTCTTTACCGATACAATTGTAGGAAATTCGCCTCAAACAACCAACCTTTCGACCAATTGTTCGGGTCTGCATTTGGGTTGTCATGTTTTTGCAAATGCTCAGAACATTTGTAATGGATTTAGTCTTGGCAATTGGGGTTCTTCTTTATTCCTTCACGGAATGCAAGCTGCAAGTAGCGATAGTATTTATGGATACAGAATTTTCAATGCATACTACGAAACCCTTCCCCATGATTATTTTTCATCGAATAACTATCAAAACTGTTCTGCAAATTTTGAATTTGTCATTGATTATCAGCCCAACCAAGCTGTGGTAACATTCAACGCAATGAATAAGAATGCTACGAGTTATACATTCTCCATTTCAGGGTTTGGAAATCCAATTCCACTGAACGGACCATCTGCTTCTTTCAATTTCAATTACATCAGTTACCGAAGAGTTTCACCAACGCTTGTAACGCTCAGGACGCATGACAGTGTGAACAATTGCTCCGATACAATAACTCAAACAATTCTCATCAAGAACCCAAACTATGTTTTTCCCCCGAACTGCGCAATATTTGCACCAATTCAAAGCGAAACAGCAGTTGTTGGAACCAATGTGCAGTTCTATATTTCAGCATCATCAAACGCCAACTTTCAATGGCAGCAAGACGCAGGCTTGGGTTATGTTAACCTTACAAATGCTGGTCCATACAGCGGCGTAACGACTAACACTTTGACGATTGCAAATGTTCAATTGACAATGAACAATTTCCAATATCGTTGTATTGTTTACGACAGTTTAGGTGCTTGTCATAATACAAGTTCGCCCGCCTCATTGTCTTTTCCTGCTGGCATCCAAGACATTGAATTTTTGAACTTTAAGATATTCCCAAATCCTGCATCCAGCTACCTCACCGTTGACTTACCGACCAACATCCATGATGCCACGGTAAATATTTACAACATGCTGGGACAGCAACAAATCCGCGCGACGACATCCAAACAGCAAACCAATATCGACCTTGCTGCACTCACAAACGGTGTATATGTAGTTGAGGTCTCTTCACGCAATAAAATTGGGCGCCAAAGGTTTGTCAAGCAATAG
- a CDS encoding barstar family protein: protein MGIFKRNGGVDPEGLDWCILQNGWISLYWRTTILDDDLKWFEKEKYVIVEFNCRTWDSDKIMHSQFKEKFDFPDYYGKNLDALRDCLSDLNVIRRGLVLVFRHLDSIEKQTAHAILDIMADNARLQMLFGNRIITLAQVDNPDYEIDPVGQTSVIWNGSEWLDSRRVEE, encoded by the coding sequence ATGGGAATCTTTAAAAGAAATGGAGGAGTCGATCCGGAGGGATTGGACTGGTGCATACTGCAAAACGGTTGGATCAGTTTATACTGGCGGACAACGATTCTCGATGACGACTTGAAATGGTTTGAGAAGGAAAAATATGTAATCGTAGAATTCAATTGCAGGACTTGGGACAGCGACAAAATCATGCATTCCCAATTCAAAGAGAAATTTGACTTTCCGGACTACTATGGAAAAAATTTAGATGCGTTACGCGATTGCCTCTCGGACTTAAACGTAATTAGGAGAGGACTTGTGTTGGTATTCAGGCATTTGGACAGTATCGAAAAGCAGACGGCTCATGCAATTCTGGACATCATGGCCGACAACGCAAGACTTCAGATGCTATTTGGAAATCGGATCATTACGCTTGCGCAAGTCGACAACCCCGACTATGAAATTGACCCCGTGGGACAGACATCGGTTATTTGGAACGGATCAGAGTGGCTAGATTCTAGACGCGTAGAAGAGTGA
- a CDS encoding GH92 family glycosyl hydrolase, with product MKKIFLLLLLPLQLFCQQDVAKYVDPFIGTGGHGHTFPGPTLPFGMVQLSPDTRLRGWDGCSGYHFSDNVIYGFSHTHLSGTGCSDYGDVLLMPTVGEVTWNNQQYASSFQKENELATAGYYSVFLDKPGVRAELTATTRTGLHRYTFPKTDAANIILDLNHRDQLNEGAIQISGDSEISGYRISTKWASNQHVYFVIQFSKPFKTFGIAGCKRGKRSKQTKGGRLKAFVQFATEKDEVIHVRVGISPVSVEGARKNLEAEQPEFDFARTKAAAVAMWNAELGKIEIEDEDEKKKRIFYTAMYHAMIAPNVYQDVDGNYRGRDGKISAANGFTNYTVFSLWDTYRALHPLFTLINRDRNADFIRTFLTQYEQAGLLPLWELAGYETFCMIGYHSIPVITDAYLKGITEFDAQKALEAMKKSAETNQKDLKQYKLKVQSSWMRLISAMLRDSTTTSNMALSGSASSTTVFPKPWNMPLRRLVHCADGQGFGRFSRV from the coding sequence ATGAAAAAGATATTCCTCCTCCTCCTTCTCCCGCTGCAGCTTTTCTGTCAGCAAGATGTTGCAAAATATGTCGACCCTTTCATCGGCACGGGCGGACATGGGCATACCTTTCCCGGACCGACGCTGCCGTTTGGGATGGTGCAGTTGAGTCCGGATACGCGCCTGCGGGGCTGGGATGGCTGCTCGGGGTATCATTTCTCCGACAACGTCATCTATGGTTTTTCGCATACGCATTTGAGTGGCACGGGCTGCAGTGATTACGGAGATGTGCTGCTGATGCCTACCGTGGGCGAAGTCACATGGAACAATCAGCAGTATGCGTCAAGCTTTCAAAAGGAAAATGAGTTGGCAACCGCAGGATATTATTCGGTTTTTCTGGACAAACCGGGCGTTCGGGCGGAATTGACGGCGACGACAAGGACGGGTTTGCATCGCTACACGTTTCCCAAAACCGATGCGGCCAATATCATTCTCGACCTGAACCACCGCGATCAATTGAATGAAGGGGCGATCCAAATATCCGGCGACAGCGAAATATCGGGCTACCGAATCAGCACGAAATGGGCGAGCAATCAGCATGTTTATTTTGTCATTCAATTTTCAAAGCCCTTCAAAACCTTCGGAATAGCGGGTTGCAAGCGGGGTAAACGGTCCAAACAGACGAAGGGAGGCCGTTTGAAAGCCTTTGTTCAGTTCGCCACTGAAAAGGATGAAGTCATTCACGTGCGCGTAGGCATTTCGCCGGTGAGTGTGGAAGGCGCGCGCAAGAATCTCGAAGCAGAGCAGCCGGAATTCGATTTCGCGCGAACAAAAGCCGCTGCTGTTGCCATGTGGAATGCCGAATTGGGCAAAATCGAAATTGAAGACGAGGACGAAAAGAAGAAAAGGATATTTTATACCGCCATGTACCACGCCATGATCGCTCCGAATGTCTATCAGGATGTCGATGGCAACTATCGGGGCCGGGATGGGAAAATCAGCGCAGCAAACGGATTTACGAATTATACGGTTTTTTCCTTGTGGGATACCTACCGTGCGCTGCATCCGCTGTTTACCCTCATCAACAGAGACCGAAATGCCGATTTTATCCGCACCTTTCTCACGCAATATGAACAAGCCGGATTGTTGCCCCTCTGGGAATTGGCCGGATACGAAACCTTTTGCATGATCGGTTACCATTCCATTCCCGTGATCACCGATGCCTACCTCAAGGGGATCACTGAGTTTGATGCACAAAAGGCCCTGGAAGCCATGAAAAAGAGTGCAGAAACAAATCAAAAGGACTTGAAGCAATATAAACTCAAGGTTCAATCATCGTGGATGCGTCTTATTTCCGCTATGCTGCGGGATTCGACGACTACCTCAAATATGGCTTTATCCGGCAGCGCTTCATCAACAACAGTGTTTCCAAAACCCTGGAATATGCCTTTACGACGACTGGTGCATTGCGCAGATGGCCAAGGCTTTGGGCGATTCAGCAGGGTATGA
- a CDS encoding NADAR family protein codes for MEEEIKFYSETGKYGEFSNFASFTIRLKNKTWNTTEHFYQAQKFENQAYQEKIRNAESPMKAAELGRSRKERILKNWDNKKDNVMYEAVKAKFTQHTDLRQLLLDTENARIVEHTENDAYWGDGGDGKGKNMLGKILMRVREELRREG; via the coding sequence ATGGAGGAAGAAATTAAATTCTACAGCGAAACCGGGAAGTACGGCGAATTTTCAAATTTTGCTTCCTTTACCATCCGCCTGAAAAACAAAACGTGGAATACAACCGAGCACTTTTACCAAGCGCAGAAGTTTGAAAACCAAGCTTATCAGGAAAAGATCCGAAACGCAGAAAGCCCGATGAAAGCCGCTGAACTCGGTCGTAGCCGCAAGGAACGGATATTGAAAAACTGGGACAACAAGAAGGACAATGTCATGTATGAAGCTGTGAAAGCCAAATTTACGCAACATACAGACTTACGGCAATTGCTCTTGGATACCGAAAATGCCAGAATCGTCGAGCACACTGAAAATGACGCCTATTGGGGCGATGGCGGAGACGGAAAAGGGAAAAACATGCTGGGCAAAATTCTCATGCGGGTACGTGAGGAATTGCGGCGTGAGGGCTGA